The following coding sequences lie in one Alicyclobacillus curvatus genomic window:
- a CDS encoding DNA polymerase III subunit alpha, with translation MFVHLHTHSPFSFLDGVADIEHMVAQAALQGMPALALTDHNTIAGLPSFHRWAAVYGIKPISGAEITLADDTHLTLLAETKKGYENLCRILTDAHGREGGRLSPRVDESFLFAHSEGLIVLSGCRKGRIPRAIRQREYTLAKDIARRYQQTFGNSFYLEIHADALPETRRLNQSLTELADELQIPLAATGNVHYVTQNQFPVHDVLRCISLDCDIHSPHANRPLNDGQWLFPVEEAKRRFAFVPQSALFNTLQIAERCEVVLSLTESLFPAYTLPEGVQSSQGFLRELVYKGAGERYSKVDDKLRERLEHELSIIEELGYTDYFLVVWDIVHYARRHHIRCAGRGSAADSAVAYCLYITDVDAAGRGLLFERFMSLERAEKPDIDIDFDSRRRDEVMDYVYRKYGRQHVARVATYQTFRGRSAIREVGGALGLPRDILDKLAKRVPFMAHADQLEALFTRVPELQSLAHYRDELKWLWQLAAEIAGFPRHFGMHVGGVVISRRPLLETTSLQPSAQGDWITPFDKEGVEEVGLVKLDLLSLRTMSAISDTIVLRERQGRPIDYDNIPLDDARTFDRLGRGETIGVFQLESPAQRTLQTRLKPDGLEDIVASVALIRPGPIQGNMVDPFLARRRGREPISYLHSKLEPILGKTYGVVLFQEQVIEIATAIANFTPGEADGLRRVMSKARSHAEMEKIGRHFLDKAMAQGIEESVAQTIFSYIQSYASYGFCEAHAAAFATTAYKTAYLVEYYPAEFFASILNQYPMGYYPVHVICAEARRRGIRLLPVDVNESEWGCTVPDDKTIRLGFCLLKGMRQSLAQDLQATRTHEGRFTSVPNLLQRVPAMDRRTAERCIRCGALDALIQTRRLALWQLPDFVADRHADYRLLDQDVSGQAGTPGTGKPGTGKPGTGKAGTGKTGAGEAKEVDILRTDEAIANELPLAAKLADEYNLLGVGLSGHWVSLFREKLQLANYVNTTDVEQLPDEAVVWTAGVVVRPHRPPTPSGKTVVFFSLEDEFGFVDATMFQDVYQQTGAVIFTPYGRLIGVMGTVQRRDGGRPQLVVSRVWSLIDPRRED, from the coding sequence ATGTTTGTGCATCTTCATACGCACTCCCCTTTTTCCTTTCTCGATGGAGTTGCTGATATTGAGCACATGGTGGCCCAGGCGGCTTTACAGGGGATGCCTGCACTGGCTCTGACAGACCACAATACGATTGCCGGGCTGCCAAGTTTTCACCGCTGGGCTGCCGTGTATGGCATCAAGCCGATTTCTGGCGCTGAAATCACACTTGCAGATGATACCCACTTAACCCTTCTCGCAGAGACAAAAAAGGGTTACGAAAATCTCTGCAGGATACTCACGGATGCGCATGGGAGAGAAGGTGGACGTCTTTCACCCAGAGTGGACGAAAGTTTTTTGTTTGCCCATTCTGAGGGGCTGATTGTACTCTCCGGCTGCCGCAAGGGACGTATTCCAAGGGCGATTAGACAGCGTGAGTACACACTTGCCAAAGATATTGCGAGGCGCTACCAACAAACGTTTGGCAATTCGTTTTACCTTGAGATTCATGCGGATGCGCTGCCGGAGACGAGGCGACTGAACCAAAGCCTGACGGAACTCGCCGATGAACTCCAAATTCCGCTTGCTGCGACAGGCAACGTTCATTATGTCACGCAAAATCAATTTCCCGTCCACGATGTCCTGCGTTGCATCAGTCTGGACTGCGATATTCATTCACCGCACGCCAACCGTCCGCTTAACGATGGACAGTGGCTATTTCCAGTCGAGGAAGCAAAGCGACGATTTGCTTTTGTACCGCAGTCGGCTCTTTTCAATACGTTGCAAATTGCAGAGCGCTGTGAAGTGGTGCTGTCTCTGACAGAGTCGCTGTTTCCGGCCTACACTCTCCCGGAAGGTGTGCAGAGTTCGCAAGGGTTTCTACGGGAGCTCGTCTACAAGGGGGCAGGAGAACGGTATTCAAAAGTTGATGATAAGCTCCGGGAACGACTGGAGCACGAGCTCTCCATTATTGAGGAGCTTGGTTATACAGATTACTTCCTTGTTGTTTGGGACATTGTTCACTACGCCCGCAGGCATCACATCCGCTGTGCAGGCAGGGGGTCAGCTGCTGATTCTGCGGTCGCCTACTGTCTTTACATCACAGATGTTGATGCAGCTGGCAGAGGACTCTTATTTGAACGTTTTATGAGCCTTGAGCGGGCGGAGAAGCCGGACATCGATATCGATTTTGACAGTCGTCGCCGGGATGAAGTAATGGATTATGTGTACCGGAAATACGGCAGACAGCACGTGGCTCGGGTGGCGACTTACCAGACTTTTCGGGGGCGCTCTGCGATTCGGGAGGTTGGCGGCGCACTTGGATTGCCGCGGGACATTCTCGACAAATTGGCAAAACGAGTGCCTTTTATGGCGCATGCAGACCAATTGGAGGCGTTGTTTACCCGCGTCCCTGAACTGCAGTCGCTCGCGCATTACCGGGATGAACTGAAGTGGTTGTGGCAACTGGCAGCAGAGATTGCCGGCTTTCCGCGGCATTTTGGGATGCATGTTGGCGGTGTGGTCATCAGTCGACGGCCTCTGCTTGAGACGACTTCGCTGCAACCTTCTGCACAAGGGGACTGGATTACACCGTTTGATAAGGAAGGTGTTGAAGAAGTTGGACTCGTCAAGTTGGATTTGTTGTCGCTGCGGACCATGTCGGCGATTTCAGATACAATTGTCCTGCGTGAGCGGCAAGGGCGCCCGATTGATTACGACAACATCCCACTCGATGATGCACGGACTTTCGACCGGCTTGGACGCGGTGAGACCATTGGCGTATTTCAATTGGAGAGTCCCGCGCAGCGGACTTTGCAAACGAGACTGAAGCCGGACGGACTTGAAGATATTGTCGCGAGCGTGGCCCTGATTCGTCCTGGACCGATTCAAGGCAACATGGTCGATCCGTTTCTCGCCCGCCGCCGCGGCCGCGAACCCATTTCGTACCTTCACTCGAAGCTCGAGCCGATTCTTGGCAAGACATATGGTGTTGTGCTGTTTCAGGAGCAGGTCATTGAAATTGCGACCGCGATTGCCAACTTTACACCGGGAGAAGCGGATGGGCTGCGGCGGGTGATGAGCAAAGCGAGATCGCACGCGGAAATGGAGAAAATCGGCAGACACTTTCTTGACAAGGCGATGGCGCAAGGGATTGAGGAAAGTGTGGCACAGACCATTTTTTCTTACATCCAAAGTTACGCAAGTTACGGTTTTTGCGAAGCGCATGCGGCGGCTTTTGCCACGACCGCGTATAAGACAGCATATCTGGTCGAGTACTACCCGGCTGAATTTTTTGCCTCGATTTTAAATCAGTATCCGATGGGTTATTACCCTGTGCATGTCATTTGTGCTGAGGCACGGCGCAGGGGCATTCGCCTGTTGCCTGTCGATGTGAACGAGAGCGAGTGGGGGTGTACCGTACCGGATGATAAAACGATTCGGCTGGGGTTTTGCCTACTCAAGGGAATGCGCCAGAGCCTAGCGCAGGACCTGCAAGCCACTCGTACACATGAGGGGAGGTTCACATCCGTACCGAACCTGTTGCAAAGAGTCCCCGCAATGGACAGACGCACAGCCGAACGCTGCATCCGGTGTGGCGCTCTTGATGCGCTGATTCAAACGCGTCGACTTGCGCTCTGGCAATTGCCAGACTTTGTCGCAGACAGGCATGCGGATTACCGCCTTTTAGACCAGGATGTATCTGGGCAGGCAGGAACACCAGGAACGGGAAAACCAGGTACGGGAAAACCAGGAACCGGAAAAGCAGGAACGGGAAAAACTGGGGCAGGGGAAGCAAAGGAAGTCGACATTTTGCGCACAGATGAGGCAATCGCGAATGAACTGCCACTTGCCGCGAAATTGGCGGATGAATACAATTTATTGGGTGTTGGGCTCTCAGGGCACTGGGTGTCGTTGTTTCGTGAGAAGCTTCAGCTTGCGAATTACGTGAACACAACAGATGTCGAGCAGCTTCCTGACGAAGCCGTAGTGTGGACGGCGGGGGTCGTGGTTCGGCCTCATCGTCCGCCGACGCCAAGTGGAAAGACGGTTGTCTTCTTTAGCCTTGAAGATGAGTTCGGGTTTGTCGATGCGACGATGTTTCAGGACGTCTATCAGCAGACGGGGGCGGTCATCTTCACGCCATACGGCAGGCTCATCGGCGTTATGGGAACCGTGCAGCGTCGAGATGGGGGCCGTCCTCAATTGGTGGTTTCGAGAGTGTGGTCCCTGATTGACCCTCGGCGCGAGGATTAA
- a CDS encoding nucleotidyltransferase family protein — translation MTGSLNSKLIAILSENDWFVNALRAVRTCDPPDWLIGGGVIRNIVWDFLHDYTRPTPIKDVDVVFFDASNLTPQRDLEVQSQLQKIMPEVPWEAKNQAAVHLWYERVFGFPVTPLTSTTDAIATWPEPATCVAVRLLKNDEFVVVAPYGLDDLFNMILRRNPRRVTTDIFLERIRTKEPIKKWPKVRVIYDS, via the coding sequence GTGACTGGCAGCTTGAATTCGAAGTTAATCGCTATTTTGAGTGAAAACGACTGGTTTGTGAATGCACTAAGAGCCGTACGAACTTGTGACCCTCCAGATTGGCTTATTGGAGGCGGCGTAATTCGAAACATCGTCTGGGATTTTCTTCATGACTACACTAGGCCAACTCCAATCAAAGACGTGGATGTCGTATTTTTCGATGCATCAAATCTGACGCCGCAACGAGACTTGGAAGTTCAGTCCCAATTGCAGAAGATTATGCCCGAGGTTCCGTGGGAAGCCAAAAACCAGGCTGCTGTACATTTGTGGTACGAGCGGGTCTTCGGATTTCCCGTCACACCACTAACGTCAACGACAGATGCCATTGCAACATGGCCGGAACCCGCCACCTGCGTTGCAGTAAGGCTGTTGAAGAATGATGAATTCGTTGTCGTGGCTCCGTATGGCTTAGATGACTTGTTCAACATGATATTGCGGCGCAATCCCCGCAGGGTAACCACTGACATATTCCTGGAGCGGATACGCACGAAGGAACCAATCAAGAAGTGGCCCAAAGTGAGAGTCATCTACGACAGTTGA
- a CDS encoding MFS transporter, translating into MSILKNRNFSFLFFGQLVSTFGDNLYALALPWLVYELTNSKMDLALSSVAGQLPAIAGLFVGVFVDRWNKRWTMIGADSIRLIIVLIMFLIAVFRPQVWLLLGLVVMIKLVGTVFSPARSALIPLILSSEDIPAASGFEQSGIATTRLISNVSGGVLLTLFGAAELFLMDSVSFLVSLISLLFVNVQEAPRTTSQADSFISQWTSGFRYILGHNTVLRVVVTAVLANFALVPTETVLVAWVKGPMHGAAYVLGITMAAISIGMVIGGMALQKLSKVLSVRTVLIMGLASTGLCIGFIGLDTNQFYIMVMLLVVGFEMGVMNGAIGSFYLLTIDPEFRGRTLSTLRAVASLAAPAGAAIYGVLMVHVPLQWVFALLGLPIFFSGLIMLSSQREASTSPSYTVEA; encoded by the coding sequence ATGTCTATACTCAAGAATCGGAACTTCTCCTTTCTGTTCTTTGGACAACTCGTATCCACGTTCGGTGACAACCTTTATGCGCTTGCACTGCCTTGGCTAGTGTACGAATTAACGAATTCCAAGATGGATTTGGCATTATCAAGTGTTGCGGGGCAACTTCCAGCAATAGCGGGATTGTTTGTCGGTGTGTTTGTGGATAGGTGGAATAAACGTTGGACGATGATTGGCGCAGATTCGATTCGTTTGATTATCGTTCTGATCATGTTTCTTATTGCGGTATTCCGCCCGCAAGTGTGGCTGTTACTCGGCTTGGTGGTGATGATAAAGCTTGTAGGAACGGTGTTTTCACCTGCTCGTTCCGCTCTCATCCCGCTGATCCTTTCATCCGAAGATATACCTGCCGCCTCAGGTTTTGAGCAGTCAGGAATAGCCACAACGAGGCTCATCAGTAATGTATCTGGCGGGGTCTTACTGACATTGTTTGGCGCTGCGGAATTATTCCTCATGGACTCCGTAAGCTTTCTTGTCTCGCTTATCAGCCTGCTCTTCGTAAATGTCCAAGAAGCTCCTAGAACAACAAGCCAGGCAGATTCGTTTATTAGCCAGTGGACGTCTGGTTTTCGATATATTTTAGGACACAATACGGTATTACGTGTAGTTGTCACAGCCGTATTGGCGAACTTCGCGTTGGTTCCGACCGAGACGGTATTGGTGGCATGGGTCAAGGGACCGATGCACGGTGCAGCATACGTGTTGGGTATCACGATGGCTGCGATTAGTATTGGTATGGTAATTGGAGGTATGGCACTCCAGAAGCTGTCCAAGGTGCTTTCCGTTCGTACCGTACTTATTATGGGGTTAGCGTCAACTGGGCTGTGTATAGGCTTTATCGGATTAGATACAAATCAGTTTTATATTATGGTGATGTTGCTCGTTGTAGGCTTCGAAATGGGGGTAATGAATGGAGCCATCGGGTCCTTTTACTTACTCACAATTGACCCCGAATTTCGAGGAAGAACGCTGTCGACGCTTAGAGCAGTGGCAAGCTTGGCAGCGCCTGCAGGCGCTGCTATATACGGGGTTCTGATGGTTCACGTACCTCTTCAATGGGTCTTTGCTTTGCTTGGTTTACCGATATTTTTCAGTGGCCTTATCATGCTTAGCTCACAACGGGAAGCCAGCACAAGCCCTTCCTACACAGTTGAAGCCTGA
- a CDS encoding serine hydrolase produces MSSERMHLMSQGIVQLFENKRGSYGVIVRNRLGETVFDYNSSDWFPLASAGKVALATLVAWAVADHDLSWSLELDSVALDPEEDSATLYPHLQGMQKLPLRNVVEIMIACHDKNCADAVANLLGGWTHVESLVTRRFPGVRVNRDPRNQEENTGQLRSILDVIQGVISGYLATPNVFEPVVAGLVRMVDKTDGIPFHEQWNMTGGLPTSLINTGVLGDPMSERYLLYAIAGRDVANRYETRESDELISSVLNMLYGTFGISHPT; encoded by the coding sequence GTGTCAAGTGAGCGAATGCATCTGATGTCACAAGGGATAGTTCAACTGTTCGAAAATAAACGAGGGTCCTATGGAGTGATTGTGCGGAACCGACTTGGTGAAACGGTCTTTGATTACAATTCGTCAGACTGGTTCCCGCTCGCGTCTGCAGGCAAGGTTGCACTTGCAACTCTTGTGGCTTGGGCCGTTGCCGATCACGATCTGTCTTGGTCGTTAGAGCTGGATAGTGTGGCTTTGGACCCAGAGGAAGATAGTGCAACGCTATACCCTCATTTACAGGGAATGCAGAAACTTCCGCTCCGTAATGTCGTGGAAATTATGATTGCATGTCACGACAAGAACTGTGCAGATGCGGTTGCCAATCTTCTTGGAGGATGGACTCATGTTGAAAGCCTTGTTACAAGAAGGTTTCCCGGGGTGAGGGTGAATCGTGATCCGCGAAACCAAGAAGAAAACACCGGTCAACTGCGGTCTATTTTAGATGTGATTCAGGGTGTCATAAGCGGATACCTCGCAACTCCGAACGTATTTGAGCCAGTGGTAGCAGGACTTGTGCGTATGGTAGACAAGACAGATGGAATTCCGTTTCACGAACAATGGAATATGACTGGGGGATTACCTACATCTCTGATTAACACGGGTGTGCTTGGTGACCCAATGTCCGAGCGGTATCTGTTGTATGCCATTGCAGGGCGTGATGTGGCAAATCGTTATGAGACACGGGAATCAGACGAGCTTATTTCATCGGTTCTTAACATGTTATACGGCACGTTCGGGATTAGCCATCCAACATGA
- a CDS encoding GNAT family N-acetyltransferase has protein sequence MIGLVRMTQEQYEKFFEEAVRGYAEENVNEGRWTASESIERATKETNELLPNGIHTNGHYLCSLHHEVVGAIGTLWYAVTESNSKKSAFIYSIQIDDEFQGKGYGKQALMALETDLAAMNVSSIGLHVFGHNKRAYQLYEKMGYVPKSITMEKTLIRQEKQMNNLIT, from the coding sequence ATGATAGGTCTGGTGCGAATGACCCAAGAACAATATGAAAAGTTCTTCGAAGAGGCAGTCAGAGGGTATGCTGAAGAGAATGTAAACGAAGGCAGGTGGACAGCATCCGAATCGATTGAACGCGCGACCAAAGAAACCAATGAACTATTGCCTAACGGAATCCACACAAATGGACATTACCTATGTTCATTGCATCACGAAGTAGTAGGTGCCATAGGCACGCTTTGGTATGCAGTAACGGAAAGCAATAGCAAGAAATCAGCATTTATCTACAGCATACAGATTGACGATGAATTTCAAGGTAAAGGATATGGGAAACAGGCACTTATGGCTCTTGAGACGGATCTTGCCGCGATGAATGTGAGTTCAATTGGTTTACATGTTTTCGGGCACAACAAACGTGCTTATCAGCTATATGAAAAAATGGGGTATGTTCCAAAAAGCATTACGATGGAAAAAACCCTGATTCGTCAAGAGAAGCAAATGAACAATTTGATTACTTAA
- a CDS encoding IS256 family transposase has protein sequence MTSVHELGTSDLMEILVKDFVKEKLELIMREEIDNFLKVEYEGKRPSRNGTYGRSLETRFGKIENLRVPRDRKDAFQTRVFAPYQRREGWLEEAVIHMYKGGMSTRDIAKFIEGMFGTQYSPTTISNITSTVLEDIEAWQQRPLDKRYSVIYLDGIYIKLKRNTVSSEVIYLAMGINEDGYRQILGFYVGGKESANGWRDVLKDLYRRGAKEVLLGVFDGLPGLEEAFRETYPRADVQHCIVHKVRSTFPKIRVKDKVEFIGDLKTIYTALDRDLALAAFDTVKSKWSKTYPKEIQSWEDQLSTLLTFYKFPKLIRGSIYTSNAIERTNKELRKRFRPMNSLTNMDAAEKIIYLEVTTYNEKWSTRVIRGFGDAETKTELKRMYEERYPSMSEVSAQE, from the coding sequence ATGACTAGTGTACACGAACTTGGCACGTCGGATCTAATGGAAATTCTCGTGAAGGACTTCGTCAAGGAAAAACTTGAGTTGATCATGCGTGAGGAGATCGACAATTTTCTAAAGGTTGAATATGAGGGCAAGCGTCCCAGCCGAAACGGAACCTATGGTCGCTCCCTAGAAACACGGTTTGGAAAAATAGAGAATTTGCGGGTTCCCCGAGACCGTAAGGACGCCTTTCAAACTCGAGTGTTTGCGCCATACCAGCGTCGAGAGGGCTGGTTAGAAGAGGCTGTCATTCACATGTATAAGGGTGGGATGAGTACCCGCGACATCGCAAAATTCATCGAAGGCATGTTTGGCACGCAGTACTCCCCAACGACCATCAGTAACATCACGAGTACCGTCTTGGAAGATATCGAAGCATGGCAGCAACGTCCATTAGATAAACGCTATTCCGTGATTTATTTGGACGGCATCTATATCAAACTTAAGCGCAACACGGTGAGCAGTGAAGTCATCTATCTGGCGATGGGCATCAACGAAGATGGATATCGACAGATCCTCGGCTTCTACGTTGGCGGAAAAGAAAGCGCCAATGGCTGGAGGGATGTGCTCAAGGACCTGTATCGTCGCGGAGCGAAGGAGGTCTTGCTGGGGGTATTTGACGGGTTACCTGGCCTGGAAGAAGCGTTTCGAGAAACGTACCCAAGGGCAGACGTTCAACACTGCATCGTACACAAGGTGCGCAGTACGTTCCCGAAAATTCGAGTCAAGGACAAGGTTGAGTTTATCGGCGACCTCAAAACGATTTATACCGCATTGGATAGGGACTTAGCCTTGGCAGCGTTCGATACGGTCAAGAGCAAGTGGAGTAAAACCTATCCGAAAGAAATTCAATCGTGGGAAGACCAACTTTCAACGCTACTGACGTTTTACAAATTTCCAAAGCTGATTCGCGGGTCCATCTACACATCCAACGCAATCGAGCGGACGAACAAAGAGCTACGCAAGAGGTTTCGACCGATGAACAGCTTAACGAACATGGATGCAGCTGAGAAAATCATCTATCTTGAAGTCACGACTTATAACGAGAAATGGAGCACAAGAGTCATCCGTGGCTTCGGGGATGCGGAAACGAAGACAGAGCTGAAGCGAATGTATGAGGAACGCTACCCAAGCATGTCAGAAGTCTCTGCGCAGGAATAA
- a CDS encoding GNAT family N-acetyltransferase, which yields MLTTVTLREVQERDLPIFFEHQKDSIANHMAAFTSKDPTDWNLFSEHWSRILADEANVNRCILLGNHVVGQISSFEMFGEREVSYWIDRAHWSKGIATEALKQFLSVVTVRPLYGRAAKDNIGSRRVLEKCGFVITDEGSGYANARGMEIEEFIFTLRN from the coding sequence ATGTTGACCACGGTGACGCTTAGAGAGGTCCAAGAACGGGATTTACCTATATTTTTTGAACACCAAAAGGATAGCATTGCTAATCACATGGCGGCATTTACGTCTAAGGACCCGACAGACTGGAATCTGTTTTCAGAACATTGGTCTCGGATTCTAGCCGACGAAGCCAACGTAAATCGGTGTATTTTGCTCGGGAACCACGTTGTGGGTCAAATTTCGAGCTTCGAGATGTTCGGTGAACGGGAAGTAAGTTATTGGATTGACCGTGCACACTGGAGCAAAGGCATTGCAACAGAAGCACTTAAGCAGTTTCTTTCTGTGGTCACAGTACGCCCGCTTTACGGTCGCGCGGCAAAAGACAATATCGGATCGCGGAGGGTTCTCGAAAAGTGTGGATTTGTCATAACGGATGAGGGCAGCGGGTATGCAAATGCTCGTGGCATGGAAATTGAGGAGTTCATCTTCACACTGCGAAACTGA
- a CDS encoding cysteine hydrolase, translated as MKVDTVLIVIDVQVGMFAEADPVYAGDDLLERLQNLISRARSAKVPVLYVQHNEGTGEPLETGTPGWYIHPSISPLKEDVIIQKFTPDAFHETPLHDELTKQGVRKIVFAGMQTDFCVDATSRRASELGYDVIIAGDTHSTWNQGDVTAQEIIDEYNASFRSFATVKAASDIQF; from the coding sequence ATGAAAGTTGATACTGTTCTGATTGTGATAGATGTACAAGTTGGCATGTTTGCGGAAGCGGACCCAGTTTACGCAGGAGATGACTTGCTGGAGCGGCTTCAAAATCTTATCAGTAGAGCGCGGTCTGCCAAGGTCCCTGTTCTGTATGTTCAGCACAACGAAGGTACTGGAGAACCGCTTGAGACAGGAACGCCAGGTTGGTACATCCATCCATCTATAAGTCCTCTAAAAGAAGATGTTATCATTCAGAAATTCACTCCTGACGCATTTCATGAAACCCCACTGCACGATGAACTGACGAAGCAAGGCGTGCGAAAAATCGTTTTTGCCGGCATGCAGACTGATTTTTGTGTGGATGCAACCAGTCGTCGTGCTTCTGAATTGGGATATGACGTAATCATTGCCGGCGACACTCATAGTACGTGGAACCAGGGAGACGTAACGGCACAGGAAATCATTGATGAGTACAATGCGAGTTTCCGCTCCTTTGCAACAGTGAAGGCAGCGAGTGATATTCAGTTCTGA
- a CDS encoding ferritin-like domain-containing protein — MSQLTRAINDQASAVKFYDVLEEMAPKQYRDFVTHAKNDEMVHVRLFSKLYRRLTGYDPSVQVQATQFSSYQEGLEIAFRSELEAAETYRDMYLNTRVPKIRDVLFKTMTDEMEHAQRFNFLYTVLRNS; from the coding sequence GTGTCCCAACTAACTCGTGCAATCAATGACCAAGCAAGTGCTGTAAAGTTTTACGACGTACTAGAAGAGATGGCACCCAAGCAGTACCGTGATTTTGTGACGCATGCAAAAAATGATGAGATGGTGCATGTTAGACTGTTCAGCAAATTGTATCGGAGGCTTACCGGGTATGATCCGTCCGTACAGGTACAAGCCACCCAGTTCTCCAGTTACCAAGAGGGACTTGAAATCGCGTTTCGAAGTGAACTCGAAGCAGCAGAAACATACCGAGATATGTACTTGAACACCCGTGTCCCCAAAATTCGAGATGTGCTGTTCAAAACCATGACGGACGAGATGGAACATGCCCAGCGGTTTAATTTCTTGTACACGGTTTTGCGAAATTCTTAA